The following are encoded together in the Bradyrhizobium genosp. L genome:
- a CDS encoding DHCW motif cupin fold protein, which translates to MKIPALPFTVTDWSKVAPSVHPGETGQALWRTLDIGDLRVRMVEYSPGYLADHWCDRGHVLFVVQGELDTELRDGRKFTLKSGMSYQVSDFGDAAHRSSTTMGATLFIVD; encoded by the coding sequence ATGAAAATCCCCGCCCTGCCCTTCACCGTGACCGACTGGAGCAAAGTCGCGCCGAGCGTGCATCCCGGCGAGACCGGCCAGGCGCTGTGGCGCACGCTCGACATCGGCGATCTCCGGGTGCGGATGGTCGAATATTCGCCGGGCTATCTCGCCGATCACTGGTGCGATCGCGGCCATGTGCTGTTCGTCGTGCAGGGCGAGCTCGACACCGAGCTGCGCGACGGCCGCAAATTTACGCTGAAGTCCGGCATGAGCTACCAGGTCTCCGATTTCGGCGACGCCGCGCACCGCTCGTCGACGACGATGGGCGCGACGCTGTTCATCGTGGATTAG
- the guaA gene encoding glutamine-hydrolyzing GMP synthase, with protein MTAASKNRESTPPVASAHDKILIVDFGSQVTQLIARRVREMGVYSEIVPFQKAEAAFNEMKPKAVILSGGPESVHESGSPRAPQLIFESGVPVLGICYGQMTLAAQLGGEVEGGHHREFGRADVEVKTDSALFDGVWGFGEKHQVWMSHGDRITRMPPGFTVAGTSANAPFAIIQDEKRKYYGLMFHPEVVHTPDGAKLIRNFVRKIAGLAGDWTMRAFREEAIEKIRAQVGDGKVICGLSGGVDSAVAAVLIHEAIGDQLTCVFVDHGLLRLDEARTVVDLFRNHYNIPLVHVDASKQFLGELEGVTDPEAKRKTIGRLFIDVFEAEAKKIGGAGFLAQGTLYPDVIESVSFTGGPSVTIKSHHNVGGLPARMNMKLVEPLRELFKDEVRVLGRELGLPEIFVGRHPFPGPGLAIRCPGDITREKLDILRNADAVYIDQIRKHGLYDAIWQAFAVLLPVKTVGVMGDGRTYEYVVGLRAVTSTDGMTADFYQFEMKFLGETATRIINEVKGVNRVVYDVTSKPPGTIEWE; from the coding sequence ATGACAGCCGCATCGAAAAACCGCGAGTCGACGCCACCAGTGGCCTCGGCGCATGACAAGATTCTGATTGTCGATTTCGGCAGTCAGGTGACGCAACTGATCGCCCGCCGCGTCCGCGAGATGGGCGTCTATTCCGAGATCGTGCCGTTCCAGAAGGCCGAAGCCGCCTTCAACGAGATGAAGCCGAAGGCGGTGATCCTCTCCGGCGGCCCGGAATCGGTGCATGAAAGCGGCTCGCCGCGCGCCCCGCAGCTGATTTTCGAATCCGGCGTTCCCGTGCTCGGCATCTGCTACGGCCAGATGACCCTGGCAGCGCAACTCGGCGGCGAGGTCGAGGGCGGACATCACCGCGAGTTCGGCCGCGCCGATGTCGAGGTCAAGACCGACAGCGCGCTGTTCGACGGCGTCTGGGGTTTTGGCGAGAAGCACCAGGTGTGGATGAGCCATGGCGATCGCATCACCAGGATGCCGCCCGGCTTCACGGTGGCCGGCACCTCCGCGAATGCGCCGTTCGCGATCATCCAGGACGAGAAACGCAAATATTACGGCCTGATGTTCCACCCCGAGGTGGTGCATACGCCCGACGGCGCCAAGCTGATCCGCAATTTCGTCCGCAAGATCGCGGGGCTTGCCGGCGACTGGACCATGCGCGCCTTCCGCGAGGAGGCGATCGAGAAGATTCGCGCCCAGGTCGGCGACGGCAAGGTGATCTGCGGCCTCTCCGGCGGCGTCGATTCCGCGGTGGCGGCGGTCCTGATCCATGAGGCGATCGGCGACCAGCTCACCTGCGTGTTCGTCGATCACGGCCTGCTCAGGCTCGACGAAGCCAGGACCGTCGTCGACCTGTTCCGCAACCACTACAACATCCCGCTGGTCCACGTCGACGCATCCAAGCAATTCCTCGGCGAACTCGAAGGCGTCACCGACCCGGAAGCCAAGCGCAAGACCATCGGCCGCCTCTTCATCGACGTGTTCGAGGCGGAAGCGAAAAAAATCGGCGGTGCCGGATTCCTGGCGCAGGGCACGCTCTACCCCGACGTGATCGAGAGCGTCTCCTTCACCGGCGGCCCGTCGGTGACCATCAAGTCGCATCACAATGTCGGCGGCCTCCCGGCACGCATGAACATGAAGCTGGTCGAGCCGCTGCGCGAATTGTTCAAGGACGAGGTCCGCGTGCTCGGCCGCGAGCTCGGCCTGCCCGAGATCTTCGTCGGCCGCCACCCGTTCCCGGGCCCCGGCCTCGCCATCCGCTGCCCCGGCGACATCACACGCGAAAAGCTCGACATCCTCCGCAACGCCGATGCCGTCTACATCGACCAGATCCGCAAACACGGCCTCTACGACGCGATCTGGCAGGCGTTTGCGGTGCTGCTGCCGGTCAAGACCGTGGGCGTGATGGGCGACGGCCGGACCTATGAATACGTCGTGGGTTTGCGCGCCGTGACGTCGACCGACGGAATGACGGCGGACTTCTACCAGTTCGAGATGAAGTTTTTGGGCGAGACCGCGACGCGCATCATCAACGAGGTGAAGGGCGTGAACCGGGTGGTGTACGACGTGACGAGCAAGCCGCCGGGGACGATTGAGTGGGAGTAG
- a CDS encoding LysR family transcriptional regulator has product MNREDASDLLAFLAVARERSFTRAAAKLGMTQSALSQIIRSLEERLGVRLLNRTTRSVTPTQAGERLFLSVGPKFTDMDADLAALSELREKPAGTVRLTATEFAATEILLPALGKILPKYPDIHVEVVIDYGLTNIVAQQVDAGIRPGELVAKDMIAVRVSPDLRMAVVGSPSYFAERKRPKTPQDLTHHNCFNLRLPTHGGSLYAWEFEKNGRELNVRVEGQLVFNSASLLLDGALKGLGLAYLTEGHVQPYVSEGRLVRVLSDWCPPFSGYHLYYPSRRQPSPAFSLLVEALRHRGK; this is encoded by the coding sequence ATGAATCGGGAAGACGCGAGCGATCTCCTCGCGTTCCTCGCAGTAGCGAGGGAACGCAGCTTTACGCGTGCCGCGGCAAAGCTCGGCATGACGCAATCCGCGCTTAGCCAGATCATCCGGAGCCTGGAGGAAAGGCTCGGTGTGCGACTGTTGAACCGAACGACGCGGAGCGTCACGCCAACTCAAGCGGGGGAACGGCTGTTCCTAAGCGTCGGCCCCAAGTTCACCGACATGGATGCCGACCTCGCGGCGCTTAGCGAACTTCGCGAAAAGCCTGCCGGAACCGTCCGGCTGACGGCGACGGAGTTTGCCGCCACCGAGATCCTGCTGCCGGCGCTGGGAAAGATCCTGCCCAAGTACCCAGACATCCATGTCGAGGTAGTCATCGACTATGGGCTCACCAATATCGTGGCGCAGCAGGTTGATGCGGGCATCCGTCCCGGCGAGCTCGTCGCCAAGGACATGATTGCCGTGCGCGTCAGCCCCGACCTACGGATGGCCGTCGTCGGCTCGCCCTCCTACTTCGCCGAGCGCAAGCGGCCGAAGACGCCCCAAGATCTGACCCACCATAACTGCTTCAATCTTCGTCTACCGACCCATGGCGGCAGTCTCTACGCTTGGGAGTTCGAGAAGAACGGGCGGGAGCTCAATGTGCGCGTGGAGGGACAGCTGGTGTTCAACAGCGCGAGCCTTCTTTTGGACGGAGCGCTCAAAGGCTTGGGTCTTGCCTACCTCACGGAGGGGCACGTGCAGCCGTACGTTTCGGAAGGCCGACTAGTGAGAGTGCTGTCTGATTGGTGCCCGCCGTTCTCTGGCTACCACCTCTACTATCCCAGCCGGCGGCAACCTTCGCCCGCATTTTCGCTGTTGGTCGAGGCTCTTCGGCACCGCGGGAAATAG
- a CDS encoding SDR family oxidoreductase produces the protein MTEGIKDKIVVVTGASSGLGEATARLLSAHGATVVLGARRADRLQGLAKDLEARGGKALALQTDVIRHEQVKALVDSAVQAYGRIDVMINNAGLMPQAPLEQLKIDEWDRMIDVNIKGVMYGIAAALPHMQRQKAGHFINVSSVAGHRVGPGFAVYAATKFAVRALSEGLRQEVKPYNIRTTVISPGAVATELPNSVSDPAAAERLRGFYAQVAVPADSFARAVAFALSQPQDVDINEILYRPTKQEL, from the coding sequence ATGACAGAAGGAATCAAGGACAAGATCGTGGTCGTGACGGGAGCGAGCAGCGGGCTAGGCGAAGCCACCGCGCGCCTCCTGTCTGCGCACGGCGCAACGGTGGTACTCGGTGCCCGCCGGGCGGATCGCCTCCAAGGGCTGGCGAAGGACCTCGAGGCGCGCGGCGGGAAAGCTCTGGCTTTGCAAACCGACGTGATCCGCCACGAGCAGGTGAAGGCGCTCGTCGACTCGGCGGTGCAGGCCTACGGCCGCATCGACGTCATGATCAACAACGCCGGCCTGATGCCCCAGGCTCCCCTCGAGCAATTGAAGATCGACGAGTGGGACCGGATGATCGACGTCAACATCAAGGGTGTGATGTACGGCATCGCCGCCGCTCTTCCGCACATGCAGCGGCAGAAGGCGGGTCACTTCATCAACGTCTCGTCCGTCGCCGGCCACCGGGTCGGGCCGGGGTTCGCCGTCTACGCGGCGACCAAGTTCGCTGTCCGCGCGCTGTCGGAAGGCCTGCGGCAGGAGGTGAAGCCCTACAACATCCGGACGACGGTGATCTCGCCGGGGGCCGTGGCGACCGAGCTTCCAAACAGCGTGAGCGATCCCGCGGCTGCCGAGCGTCTGCGTGGCTTCTATGCGCAGGTCGCGGTGCCCGCGGACTCTTTCGCGCGAGCGGTCGCATTCGCGCTGAGCCAGCCGCAGGACGTGGATATCAACGAGATCCTGTACCGCCCGACGAAGCAGGAGCTCTGA
- a CDS encoding arabinose transporter, translated as MSVTALQESTVPRGGATLLPIMAVVFVAFLVIGVAMPVLPLHVHDGLGLGTFVVGLVAGSQFAASLISRPWAGHFSDSRGAKRGVVVGLLAAASSGLLYLGSLGFAKTPLASVSILLLGRGLLGAAESFIITAAVSWGLALADARSTGKVIAWVGSAMFAAFAIGAPAGSALYATYGFAAVAIATVAAPLLTLLLVVRLPAVPSVHHQARYSFAEIFGAVWVPGLGSALGSVGFGAVTTFVALLFASRGWANGWLAYSTYAAAFILARVFFSHVADELGGAKVALVCAVIEAAGQALIWLAVQPEMAFAGAALTGFGFSLVYPGFGVEAVRGVPAQSRGLAMGAYTAFLDLAQGIACPALGLIATGARVNAVFLVSAVAVLCAALVALWLMAQPTTLEGSSQ; from the coding sequence GTGTCGGTGACAGCCTTGCAAGAGTCCACCGTTCCTCGCGGCGGCGCTACCCTCCTGCCGATCATGGCAGTGGTCTTCGTTGCGTTCCTGGTCATTGGTGTCGCGATGCCGGTTCTTCCGCTTCATGTCCACGATGGATTGGGTTTGGGTACCTTCGTGGTCGGCCTTGTGGCCGGCAGCCAGTTCGCCGCTTCGCTGATCTCGCGACCGTGGGCTGGCCACTTTTCGGATAGCCGGGGAGCGAAGCGCGGCGTGGTCGTCGGCCTGCTCGCTGCCGCGTCGTCCGGACTGCTTTACCTAGGGTCTCTTGGCTTCGCCAAAACCCCGCTCGCGTCGGTCTCGATACTGCTGCTCGGCCGCGGGCTGCTCGGGGCGGCGGAAAGCTTCATCATCACGGCTGCCGTGAGCTGGGGACTGGCGCTCGCCGATGCACGCAGTACCGGCAAGGTCATCGCCTGGGTTGGCTCGGCGATGTTTGCGGCCTTCGCGATCGGTGCGCCGGCGGGGTCCGCGCTCTACGCCACCTACGGGTTCGCTGCGGTCGCGATCGCCACCGTGGCCGCGCCATTGCTGACGCTTCTTCTTGTTGTCCGGCTCCCCGCGGTCCCATCCGTCCACCACCAGGCGCGCTACTCGTTCGCCGAGATATTCGGTGCAGTCTGGGTGCCGGGCTTAGGTTCAGCGCTCGGCAGCGTCGGCTTCGGCGCAGTGACCACGTTCGTCGCGTTGTTGTTCGCGAGCCGCGGATGGGCCAATGGATGGTTGGCTTATTCCACCTACGCCGCAGCCTTCATCCTGGCACGGGTGTTCTTCAGTCACGTGGCCGACGAGCTCGGCGGAGCGAAGGTCGCGCTCGTCTGTGCGGTGATCGAAGCCGCTGGCCAGGCGCTGATCTGGCTCGCCGTCCAGCCCGAGATGGCGTTTGCCGGCGCCGCGCTTACCGGCTTCGGCTTCTCACTGGTCTATCCGGGGTTCGGCGTCGAGGCCGTGCGCGGTGTTCCGGCGCAGAGCCGTGGCCTGGCCATGGGCGCCTACACGGCGTTCTTGGATCTCGCTCAAGGAATCGCGTGCCCGGCACTCGGATTGATCGCGACCGGCGCGCGAGTAAATGCCGTCTTTCTCGTCAGCGCGGTGGCCGTGCTCTGTGCCGCACTGGTCGCGCTGTGGCTGATGGCGCAGCCGACAACCTTGGAAGGATCCTCGCAATGA
- a CDS encoding carboxymuconolactone decarboxylase family protein produces MRLLAATLLSFCLFAGGGVAAAGQASIEGANTMSKPEDVRVVAPALESYAQKFVLGDLWKRPGLSRRDRSIVTVAALIARDQTVELPYYLALALDNGVKPSEISETITHLAFYTGWANAMDAIPAAREVFKSRNVGADQLPPASGPQLPLDEVAEKQRATRVGEQFGQITPSLVQYTTDVLFRDLWLRPALAPRDRSLVTVSALIATGQVAQITYHLNRAMDNGLTRDEAGEVLGHLAFYAGWPNAFSAAPVIKDVIEKRPH; encoded by the coding sequence ATGAGGTTGCTCGCTGCGACTTTGCTTTCATTCTGTCTGTTCGCCGGCGGCGGCGTGGCCGCCGCCGGACAGGCATCCATCGAAGGAGCAAATACCATGTCAAAGCCAGAAGACGTCCGCGTCGTCGCTCCAGCCCTCGAAAGCTACGCGCAAAAGTTCGTTCTCGGCGATCTGTGGAAGCGACCAGGGCTCTCTCGCCGAGACCGCAGTATCGTCACGGTCGCCGCGCTTATCGCGCGCGACCAGACCGTTGAGCTGCCGTACTATCTGGCACTCGCGCTCGACAACGGCGTGAAGCCGTCGGAAATTTCGGAGACTATCACGCATCTGGCTTTCTACACCGGCTGGGCGAACGCAATGGATGCAATCCCGGCGGCGAGGGAGGTCTTTAAGAGCCGCAACGTCGGCGCTGATCAGCTGCCGCCGGCCTCGGGGCCGCAGCTACCGCTCGACGAGGTGGCGGAGAAGCAGCGGGCAACGCGCGTCGGAGAGCAGTTCGGGCAAATCACGCCAAGCCTTGTCCAGTACACGACCGACGTGCTGTTCCGGGATCTCTGGCTCAGGCCGGCGTTGGCGCCGCGCGACCGCAGTCTGGTCACCGTGAGCGCACTCATCGCCACCGGTCAGGTCGCGCAGATCACCTACCACCTGAACCGCGCGATGGACAATGGACTGACGCGGGATGAGGCCGGCGAGGTGCTCGGCCATCTCGCCTTCTATGCAGGCTGGCCCAACGCATTCTCCGCAGCGCCGGTCATCAAGGACGTCATTGAAAAGCGGCCGCACTGA
- a CDS encoding tautomerase family protein produces the protein MPHVIVKLYSGKLESQKQALAHAVTEAVMRTLSYGEESVSVGIEDVEPKDWLTRVYRPDIIDKPDTIYKKPGYDPR, from the coding sequence ATGCCTCATGTCATCGTCAAACTCTACTCGGGTAAGCTCGAGAGCCAGAAGCAGGCGCTCGCGCACGCGGTTACGGAAGCTGTGATGCGCACGCTCAGCTACGGAGAAGAATCCGTTTCGGTCGGCATCGAGGACGTCGAACCGAAGGATTGGCTTACCAGGGTCTACAGGCCCGACATCATCGATAAGCCGGACACCATCTACAAGAAGCCGGGGTACGACCCGCGATGA
- a CDS encoding (R)-mandelonitrile lyase → MDIKRNGSRPSQKGPAEWFTGTVRIDPLFQAPDPARVGAGQVTFEPGARTAWHTHPLGQTLIVTAGLGWVQCEGGPVEEVRPGDVVWFPPGLKHWHGASPTTAMTHIAVQESSGGKNVDWLEKVSDDQYRK, encoded by the coding sequence ATCGATATCAAGAGAAACGGATCCCGCCCTTCACAGAAGGGTCCTGCAGAATGGTTCACCGGCACCGTGCGCATAGACCCGCTGTTCCAGGCTCCAGATCCCGCTCGGGTCGGCGCGGGCCAAGTCACGTTCGAGCCCGGCGCCCGGACCGCCTGGCACACGCATCCGCTCGGCCAAACGCTGATTGTCACCGCGGGGCTTGGGTGGGTGCAGTGCGAGGGCGGCCCGGTCGAGGAAGTTCGCCCCGGCGACGTCGTGTGGTTTCCTCCCGGACTGAAGCACTGGCATGGCGCCTCGCCGACGACGGCGATGACCCACATTGCCGTCCAGGAATCCTCCGGCGGCAAGAACGTGGATTGGCTCGAGAAGGTGAGCGACGACCAGTATCGGAAATGA
- a CDS encoding NmrA/HSCARG family protein: MSDRVNSERIVLVTGATGQQGGAVYRHLQNKGYKLRALVRYPDSDKARRLMGHGGDVFQGSLDDPGSLMRAMDGVYGVFSVQTYTENETQQGVAVIDAAKRQGVSHVVYSSVGSADEKTGIPHFESKVKVEEHLRASGLRYTILRPVFFMENWLRMFGYWGEPIRNGQVRQPLSPTTNLQMVAVDDIGAFAALAFEHPGKWENRTFSLAGDELSMQQIADAFSRATARDVTHAQVPWDQFATTMGRELTVMYRWFEDKGFHFDIEQARREYPPTHTFDRWLGANWSRTAAATR, encoded by the coding sequence ATGAGCGACCGTGTGAACAGCGAACGAATCGTCTTGGTGACCGGCGCCACCGGTCAGCAAGGCGGCGCCGTGTACCGGCACTTGCAGAACAAGGGATACAAGTTGCGCGCGCTGGTGCGCTATCCCGACAGCGACAAAGCACGTCGACTGATGGGGCATGGCGGCGACGTATTTCAGGGAAGCCTCGATGATCCCGGCAGCCTGATGCGCGCGATGGACGGTGTGTACGGCGTATTCTCCGTGCAGACCTACACCGAGAATGAGACCCAGCAGGGCGTGGCGGTCATCGACGCGGCGAAGCGGCAGGGCGTCAGCCATGTCGTCTACAGCTCAGTCGGTTCGGCGGACGAGAAGACGGGCATTCCTCACTTTGAAAGCAAGGTGAAAGTGGAGGAACATCTGCGCGCGAGCGGTCTGAGGTATACGATCCTGCGGCCGGTCTTCTTCATGGAGAACTGGCTGCGCATGTTCGGCTATTGGGGCGAGCCGATCCGGAACGGGCAAGTCCGGCAGCCGCTGAGCCCGACGACGAACCTGCAGATGGTCGCGGTGGATGACATCGGCGCGTTTGCAGCGCTTGCGTTCGAGCATCCCGGCAAATGGGAGAACAGGACATTTTCGCTGGCGGGTGATGAATTGTCGATGCAGCAGATCGCCGACGCATTCAGCCGCGCGACAGCGCGAGACGTGACGCACGCTCAGGTGCCCTGGGACCAGTTCGCGACAACCATGGGACGGGAACTGACGGTGATGTACCGCTGGTTCGAAGACAAAGGCTTTCACTTCGACATCGAACAGGCGCGGCGCGAATATCCGCCGACCCACACCTTCGATCGATGGCTGGGGGCGAACTGGAGCAGGACTGCGGCTGCGACGCGCTAA
- a CDS encoding NADPH-dependent F420 reductase, whose translation MSYAIVGFGAVGQALAHAFARKNIDVTVASRRPPEALAPQAAAIGPTVVARSLRDALAADTIILAVPFGEHREVAKALPSWEGKTVIDAMNALVPLEELDGLLSSAFVAKAFSGARLVKAFNHLIAAKLAADPVVEGGHRVVFLSGDDEDAIAPVAALAKQLGFAPVKLGKLNEGGALVHARGRIWGQLIFQDLFKKEQ comes from the coding sequence ATGAGCTATGCAATTGTAGGATTCGGTGCGGTAGGCCAGGCCCTCGCCCACGCCTTCGCCCGCAAGAACATCGACGTGACTGTTGCGAGCCGCCGGCCGCCCGAGGCGCTGGCGCCGCAGGCTGCGGCGATCGGACCCACGGTCGTCGCCAGGTCGCTGCGGGATGCACTCGCGGCCGACACGATCATCCTGGCGGTCCCGTTCGGAGAGCATCGCGAGGTTGCGAAGGCGCTGCCGAGCTGGGAAGGCAAGACGGTCATTGACGCGATGAACGCGTTGGTTCCCCTCGAGGAGCTGGACGGTCTCCTCTCCTCCGCCTTCGTCGCGAAGGCGTTCAGCGGCGCCAGGCTCGTGAAAGCTTTCAATCACCTGATTGCGGCCAAGCTGGCTGCCGATCCGGTCGTCGAGGGCGGCCATCGTGTCGTCTTCCTGTCTGGTGACGACGAGGACGCGATCGCTCCCGTGGCCGCCTTGGCCAAACAGCTCGGCTTCGCACCCGTCAAGCTCGGAAAGCTCAACGAAGGTGGCGCGCTGGTGCACGCCCGCGGCCGCATCTGGGGCCAGCTCATCTTCCAGGACTTGTTCAAGAAGGAGCAGTAA
- a CDS encoding SDR family NAD(P)-dependent oxidoreductase → MGKLEGKVAVITGGSSGMALASARRFVEEGAYVFITGRRQEALDDAVKLIGRNVTGVRGDAANLDDLDRLFDTVRREKGRIDVLYASAGTGEAVPLGEITEQHFDATFGLNTRGTLFTVQKALPLFNDGGSIFMTGSVASIKGFPGYSVYAASKAALHAFARGWLNELKGRNIRVNVLHPGPIATPMQDQVLTEEAKRMFESLIPRGKMGRPEEIAAAALFLASDDSSFVNGVELSVDGGFSAI, encoded by the coding sequence ATGGGAAAGCTTGAGGGTAAGGTTGCAGTCATCACGGGTGGATCGAGCGGCATGGCGCTGGCGAGCGCCAGGCGGTTCGTCGAAGAAGGCGCTTATGTCTTCATCACGGGCCGGAGGCAGGAGGCGCTCGACGACGCCGTCAAGCTGATTGGCCGGAACGTGACCGGCGTGCGCGGCGACGCCGCCAATCTCGACGACCTCGACCGCCTGTTCGACACGGTCAGGCGGGAAAAGGGCAGGATCGACGTCCTGTACGCGAGCGCCGGCACGGGCGAAGCCGTCCCACTCGGCGAGATCACCGAGCAGCATTTCGATGCGACCTTCGGCCTGAACACGCGCGGCACGCTGTTTACGGTTCAGAAGGCGCTGCCGCTGTTCAACGATGGCGGATCGATCTTCATGACCGGGTCGGTTGCATCGATCAAAGGTTTTCCTGGTTACAGCGTGTATGCGGCGAGCAAAGCGGCGCTGCACGCATTCGCACGCGGATGGCTCAACGAACTGAAGGGCAGGAATATCCGGGTCAACGTGCTGCACCCTGGGCCGATCGCCACACCGATGCAGGACCAGGTTCTCACCGAGGAGGCGAAGCGAATGTTCGAATCCCTGATCCCGCGGGGAAAGATGGGTCGTCCCGAGGAAATTGCGGCGGCCGCGCTGTTTCTTGCGTCGGACGATTCGAGCTTCGTGAACGGGGTCGAGTTGTCCGTCGACGGCGGCTTCTCGGCGATCTGA
- a CDS encoding LysR family transcriptional regulator: MIDWDDVRYFLAVARGGSVRAAAERLGVNHSTVLRRIAQLEERLGVHMFEKLPSGYRLTTAGEEVLEFADQMEASSHLLETRVFGRDQSVRGLLRVTLAPPLATHLLMPDFADFARLHPDIEMEIVSSGELANLTNREADVAIRVVYDRKTLPLNLNGLKGPELFGGVYMSRDRLAAWRAGAPDPVRWIVISIHGVPDWASEGEVRTTGVPFRTTDAGTQLVAVRQGLGITTLPCFVGDADPLLVRVPGADLHMYGTLWLLTQGESRKTKRVRLFTEFLSRRLAAYAPLLAGLSVSRD; this comes from the coding sequence ATGATCGACTGGGATGACGTTCGGTACTTTCTCGCCGTCGCGCGCGGAGGCTCGGTGCGGGCTGCCGCCGAGCGCCTCGGGGTGAATCACTCGACCGTGCTGCGACGCATCGCTCAGCTCGAGGAACGTCTCGGTGTGCACATGTTCGAGAAGCTGCCTTCGGGCTACCGCCTGACGACAGCGGGCGAGGAGGTCCTCGAGTTCGCGGACCAGATGGAAGCGTCGTCGCACCTGCTGGAGACACGCGTCTTCGGGCGCGACCAGAGCGTGCGCGGGCTGCTGCGGGTGACGCTGGCGCCGCCGCTCGCGACACACCTGCTGATGCCGGACTTCGCCGATTTCGCGCGTCTGCATCCGGACATCGAGATGGAAATTGTGTCGTCCGGCGAGCTGGCAAATCTGACCAACCGCGAGGCCGACGTCGCGATCCGCGTCGTCTACGACCGCAAAACTTTGCCGCTCAATCTGAACGGCCTGAAGGGACCGGAGCTGTTCGGCGGCGTCTACATGTCCCGCGATCGACTGGCCGCGTGGCGAGCGGGCGCGCCTGATCCTGTCAGGTGGATCGTCATCAGCATTCATGGCGTTCCGGACTGGGCCAGCGAGGGCGAGGTTCGCACCACGGGGGTTCCGTTCAGGACCACGGACGCCGGGACCCAGCTCGTTGCGGTACGGCAGGGGCTCGGGATCACGACGCTGCCGTGCTTCGTCGGAGACGCCGACCCCCTGCTGGTGAGGGTGCCGGGCGCCGACCTGCACATGTACGGAACGCTCTGGCTTCTCACACAGGGTGAGTCTCGCAAGACCAAGCGCGTGCGGCTGTTTACCGAGTTCTTGTCCCGCAGGCTTGCCGCCTACGCGCCGCTGCTCGCGGGACTGTCCGTCTCGCGCGACTGA
- a CDS encoding glutathione S-transferase family protein has product MTPMITAFERSPDGGKGLARDTRVRWALEEVGQPYDVRLVSFAAMKQPAHLALHPFGQIPTYQEGNLALFETGAIVLHIAEHHAGLLPDDANARARAITWMFAALNTVEPVILDLVTVRIVEADKPWSKERLPLVVDRIRDRLRQLSARLGGADWLDGAFSAGDLLMVSVLLRLRASGILDEFPDLAAYVARGEARPAYKRAFEAQLAVNTS; this is encoded by the coding sequence ATGACCCCCATGATCACCGCCTTCGAACGATCCCCCGATGGCGGCAAGGGGCTGGCGCGCGATACGCGGGTCCGCTGGGCGCTCGAGGAAGTCGGCCAGCCTTACGACGTCCGGCTGGTTTCGTTCGCTGCGATGAAGCAACCCGCGCATCTGGCGCTGCACCCCTTCGGCCAGATCCCGACCTATCAGGAAGGCAATCTCGCGCTGTTCGAGACCGGCGCGATCGTGCTCCATATCGCCGAGCACCATGCCGGCCTGCTGCCCGACGATGCCAATGCCAGGGCGCGCGCGATCACTTGGATGTTCGCCGCGCTCAACACGGTCGAGCCCGTGATCCTCGACCTCGTCACTGTCCGTATCGTGGAAGCCGACAAGCCCTGGAGCAAGGAGCGCCTGCCTCTGGTCGTGGATCGCATCCGCGACCGGTTGCGGCAATTGTCCGCGCGCCTCGGCGGCGCCGACTGGCTCGACGGCGCGTTCAGCGCGGGCGATCTGCTGATGGTGTCGGTGCTGCTGAGGCTGAGAGCGTCGGGCATCCTGGATGAATTCCCCGATCTCGCGGCCTATGTCGCACGTGGCGAGGCGCGGCCTGCCTACAAGCGCGCGTTCGAGGCACAGCTTGCGGTCAACACAAGCTAG
- a CDS encoding VOC family protein, producing MTELVTCLWFDQGQARKAAEFYAATFPDSRVGAGHVSPIPGIGQGDELTVEFTVLGRRYVGLNGGSNYKPTEAVSFMVLTDSQEETDRYWNAVTTNGGQEVACGWCRDRWGFAWQITPRRLLELVNGSDRAAGRRAMEAMMTMKNIDIAAIERAAAG from the coding sequence ATGACGGAACTCGTGACATGCCTGTGGTTCGATCAGGGCCAGGCGCGTAAGGCGGCGGAATTCTATGCCGCGACCTTTCCCGATAGCCGCGTCGGTGCCGGTCATGTGTCGCCGATCCCGGGCATCGGGCAGGGCGACGAGCTGACGGTCGAGTTCACGGTGCTCGGCCGCCGCTATGTCGGGCTGAACGGCGGATCGAACTACAAGCCGACCGAGGCGGTGAGTTTCATGGTACTGACCGACAGCCAGGAGGAGACCGACCGCTACTGGAACGCCGTGACGACCAATGGCGGCCAGGAGGTCGCATGCGGCTGGTGCCGGGATCGCTGGGGATTTGCCTGGCAGATCACGCCGCGACGGCTGCTCGAATTGGTCAACGGATCCGATCGCGCGGCCGGACGGCGCGCGATGGAGGCGATGATGACGATGAAGAACATCGACATCGCCGCGATCGAACGGGCGGCCGCGGGATAG